From Streptomyces sp. NBC_01460, a single genomic window includes:
- a CDS encoding AMP-binding protein: protein MGLHLPDAVRLHATERGTSAALTCDGSTVGYAELDSRSNRIARALLVETPAGSRIGFLARTRNEAGEILVGAAKAGLVTVPLNWRLTVRELTAVAQDAELTVLLAEPEFRAAADAVCAALPTLRLVVIGPSEDPGVPAYETWLAAHPDDDPGRGTAADADEVFLQIYTSGTTGVPKGVLLTHGNFYADTTELREYLWEPGSVALNALPMFHIGGLGWLRVALTAGANSLMFPDFTPETAAETIEQEGVTHAFLVPSVLHLLTELPGVERRDFSRLTLITYGSAPITPALLRRSMGLFACHFMGKYGLTEGGGTVTQLPPEDHAPDGHKRHLLTSVGRPRRGVDVVIADPETGRPVEPGTGRPVEPGTAGEIRIRSRHNTPGYWNRPQETAALYDSEGLLCTGDGGYLDADGYLFLTDRIKDMIVSGGENVYPTEVESVLAEHPAVSEVAVVGVPDDVWGEAVTAVVVLRQGTDRPTERELADFTRDRIASYKKPRRVHFVDALPRNPNGKVLKRELRAGIH, encoded by the coding sequence ATGGGCCTGCACCTGCCCGACGCCGTCCGCCTCCACGCGACCGAGCGAGGCACCTCCGCCGCGCTCACGTGCGACGGGAGCACCGTCGGCTATGCCGAACTGGACTCCCGCAGCAACCGGATAGCCCGTGCGCTGCTCGTCGAGACCCCCGCCGGCTCGCGAATCGGGTTCCTCGCCCGTACCCGCAACGAGGCCGGCGAGATCCTGGTCGGTGCCGCCAAGGCGGGACTGGTGACCGTACCCCTCAACTGGCGCCTCACCGTGCGTGAGTTGACTGCTGTCGCCCAGGACGCCGAGCTGACGGTCCTGCTGGCCGAACCCGAGTTCCGCGCCGCCGCCGACGCCGTGTGCGCGGCCCTGCCCACGCTGCGGCTGGTCGTCATCGGCCCCTCCGAGGATCCAGGCGTGCCCGCGTACGAGACCTGGCTCGCCGCCCACCCGGACGACGATCCGGGCCGGGGTACCGCCGCGGATGCCGACGAGGTGTTCCTGCAGATCTACACCTCGGGAACCACAGGCGTCCCCAAGGGCGTCCTGCTGACCCACGGCAACTTCTACGCCGACACCACGGAGCTGCGGGAGTACCTCTGGGAGCCCGGGTCCGTCGCGCTCAACGCCCTGCCGATGTTCCACATCGGAGGGCTCGGCTGGCTGCGCGTGGCGCTCACCGCCGGCGCCAACAGCCTGATGTTCCCGGACTTCACTCCCGAGACGGCGGCCGAGACCATCGAGCAGGAGGGCGTCACACACGCCTTCCTGGTCCCCTCGGTCCTGCACCTGCTCACCGAACTGCCCGGGGTGGAGAGGCGCGACTTCTCCCGTCTCACGCTCATCACCTACGGATCCGCGCCGATCACCCCCGCCCTGCTGCGCCGCTCGATGGGCCTCTTCGCCTGCCACTTCATGGGCAAGTACGGACTTACCGAGGGCGGTGGCACGGTCACGCAGCTGCCGCCGGAGGACCATGCGCCCGACGGCCACAAACGGCATCTGCTGACATCGGTCGGCAGGCCCCGCCGCGGCGTCGACGTCGTGATCGCCGACCCGGAGACCGGCAGGCCGGTCGAGCCGGGGACCGGCAGGCCGGTCGAGCCGGGGACCGCCGGCGAGATCCGGATCCGCTCCCGCCACAACACGCCCGGCTACTGGAACCGGCCCCAGGAGACCGCCGCGCTGTACGACTCCGAGGGCCTGCTGTGCACCGGTGACGGCGGCTACCTCGACGCCGACGGCTACCTGTTTCTCACCGACCGCATCAAGGACATGATCGTCAGCGGTGGCGAGAACGTCTATCCGACCGAGGTCGAGTCGGTGCTCGCGGAGCACCCGGCGGTGTCCGAGGTGGCGGTCGTCGGCGTCCCCGACGACGTGTGGGGCGAGGCAGTCACCGCAGTGGTCGTCCTGCGCCAGGGTACGGACCGCCCCACGGAGCGGGAGCTCGCCGACTTCACCCGGGACCGGATCGCCTCGTACAAGAAACCCCGACGGGTCCACTTCGTCGACGCACTGCCCCGCAACCCCAACGGCAAGGTCCTCAAGCGCGAGCTGCGGGCCGGTATCCACTAG
- a CDS encoding enoyl-CoA hydratase/isomerase family protein, giving the protein MADLEYTVRDGIATILLNRPERKNAFTIDMVHAWADALTQAQGDPGVRVIVVTGAGDSFCSGVDLSAFKGEERAPLGEKELLTQHVHRVALALEDVDKPVIAAVTGPAVGAGMDMALLCDLRFAGRGARFSEGYIKVGLVPGDGGCWLLPRAVGTSTALRMLWTGDFVGADEALRIGLVDEVHADEDLMDAVYAYAARLAERPPVAIRTIKRAVRQGARHDLRTALDLISSHMAVITSTQDSQEAFAAFQEKRPGVFTGR; this is encoded by the coding sequence ATGGCCGATCTCGAGTACACGGTCCGCGACGGGATCGCGACCATCCTCCTCAACCGCCCCGAGCGGAAGAACGCCTTCACCATCGACATGGTGCACGCCTGGGCCGACGCCCTGACCCAGGCACAGGGTGACCCCGGAGTACGGGTCATCGTGGTCACCGGTGCGGGCGACTCCTTCTGCTCCGGCGTCGACCTCTCCGCCTTCAAGGGGGAAGAGCGGGCCCCGCTGGGCGAGAAGGAACTGCTGACCCAGCACGTGCACCGCGTCGCGCTCGCACTCGAGGACGTCGACAAGCCGGTCATCGCCGCCGTCACGGGCCCCGCCGTGGGCGCGGGGATGGACATGGCGCTCCTGTGCGACCTGCGCTTCGCCGGCCGGGGCGCCCGCTTCTCCGAGGGCTACATCAAGGTCGGCCTGGTCCCCGGCGACGGCGGCTGCTGGCTCCTGCCCCGCGCCGTCGGCACCTCCACCGCGCTGCGCATGCTGTGGACCGGCGACTTCGTCGGCGCCGACGAGGCGCTGCGCATCGGCCTGGTGGACGAGGTCCACGCGGACGAGGACCTGATGGACGCGGTGTACGCCTACGCCGCCCGGCTGGCCGAACGGCCGCCCGTCGCGATCCGCACCATCAAGCGCGCCGTCCGTCAGGGCGCCCGCCACGACCTGCGGACCGCACTGGACCTGATCTCCTCCCACATGGCCGTCATCACCTCCACCCAGGACTCGCAGGAGGCGTTCGCGGCCTTCCAGGAGAAGCGCCCCGGCGTCTTCACCGGCCGCTGA
- a CDS encoding SDR family oxidoreductase, with product MSTTHSAQQVAVVTGAARGIGASIAARLARDGFAVAVLDLDEAACARTVGTVEKEGGRALAVGCDVSDSEQAEAGVARVTAELGAPTVLVNNAGIIRDNLLFKMTDQEFDSVIGVHLRGAFLMARAVQRHQTAAGWGRTVNLSSSAALGNRGQSNYSSAKAGLMGLTKTLAIELGPFGVTVNCVAPGFIATEMTEATAERMGITFEEFTDRYAKAIPVRRGGRPEDIAQAVSFFVREEAGFVNGQILYVAGGPKG from the coding sequence GTGTCCACGACCCACTCCGCTCAGCAGGTCGCCGTCGTCACCGGCGCCGCCCGGGGAATCGGCGCGTCGATCGCCGCCCGCCTCGCCCGTGACGGATTCGCCGTGGCGGTCCTCGACCTCGACGAGGCGGCCTGTGCCAGGACCGTCGGGACCGTCGAGAAGGAGGGCGGCCGCGCCCTCGCCGTCGGCTGCGACGTCTCCGACTCCGAACAGGCCGAGGCGGGCGTCGCCCGCGTCACGGCCGAACTCGGCGCCCCCACCGTCCTGGTGAACAACGCCGGCATCATCCGGGACAATCTCCTCTTCAAGATGACCGACCAGGAGTTCGACTCGGTCATCGGTGTCCACCTGCGCGGCGCCTTCCTGATGGCACGCGCCGTACAGCGCCACCAGACCGCCGCCGGCTGGGGCCGCACCGTCAACCTCTCCTCGTCCGCAGCCCTCGGCAACCGGGGCCAGTCGAACTACTCCTCGGCCAAGGCCGGGCTGATGGGCCTCACCAAGACCCTGGCGATCGAGCTCGGACCCTTCGGCGTCACGGTCAACTGCGTCGCCCCCGGCTTCATCGCCACGGAGATGACCGAGGCCACCGCCGAGCGCATGGGCATCACCTTCGAGGAGTTCACCGACCGGTATGCCAAGGCCATCCCGGTCCGCCGGGGCGGCCGCCCCGAGGACATCGCCCAGGCGGTCTCCTTCTTCGTCCGTGAGGAGGCCGGATTCGTCAACGGCCAGATCCTTTACGTCGCCGGCGGTCCCAAGGGCTGA
- a CDS encoding acyl-CoA dehydrogenase family protein produces MPRTVFNEEHQAFRQVVRDFLAKEAVPHLQDWVAAKAVPRDFYRKLGALGLLGMEVPEEYGGGAQAGHHFGAVLAEEVARAGATIGTAMTHSNIILPYLLHFGTEEQKRRWVPGCVSGDFMLSIAMTEPGTGSDLAGIRTKAVLSEDGTHYVLNGAKTFITGGTQCDLVLVVCRTSPAPADNRRKGLSILVVETGSEGFEVGRSLDKIGLHASDTAELSFTDVKVPVENLLGEQDEGFFYLGRNLARERLVIAVQASAAAEAAVSFAKEYTRDREVFGKPVAAFQNTKFVLAECATEVEAAKLMAYEALERDAQGELSADYAAMAKLLCTETASRVIDKCLQLHGGYGYMLEYPIARLYADTRVMRIYGGTSEVMKTIIAKSIGL; encoded by the coding sequence ATGCCGCGCACGGTATTCAACGAGGAGCACCAGGCGTTCCGACAGGTGGTCCGTGACTTCCTCGCCAAAGAAGCGGTTCCGCACCTGCAGGACTGGGTGGCGGCGAAGGCCGTCCCCCGCGACTTCTACCGCAAGCTCGGCGCGCTCGGCCTGCTCGGCATGGAGGTACCGGAGGAGTACGGCGGCGGTGCCCAGGCCGGACACCACTTCGGTGCCGTGCTCGCCGAGGAGGTCGCCCGGGCCGGCGCCACCATCGGCACCGCGATGACCCACTCCAACATCATCCTGCCGTACCTCCTGCACTTCGGGACTGAGGAGCAGAAGCGCCGCTGGGTCCCCGGCTGCGTCTCCGGCGACTTCATGCTGTCCATCGCGATGACGGAGCCCGGTACCGGCTCCGATCTCGCCGGCATCCGGACGAAGGCCGTCCTCTCAGAGGACGGCACCCACTACGTCCTCAACGGCGCCAAGACCTTTATCACCGGCGGTACGCAGTGCGACCTGGTCCTGGTCGTCTGCCGTACGTCCCCCGCCCCTGCGGACAACCGTCGCAAGGGTCTGTCGATCCTGGTCGTCGAGACCGGGAGTGAGGGTTTCGAGGTCGGCCGCAGCCTGGACAAGATCGGCCTGCACGCCTCCGACACCGCCGAGCTCTCCTTCACCGATGTGAAGGTGCCGGTGGAGAACCTGCTCGGCGAGCAGGACGAGGGCTTCTTCTACCTCGGCCGCAACCTCGCACGCGAGCGCCTCGTGATCGCCGTCCAGGCGTCCGCCGCCGCCGAAGCGGCCGTGTCCTTCGCCAAGGAGTACACCCGGGACCGCGAAGTCTTCGGCAAGCCTGTGGCCGCCTTCCAGAACACCAAGTTCGTGCTTGCCGAGTGCGCCACCGAGGTCGAGGCCGCCAAGCTCATGGCGTACGAAGCCCTGGAGCGCGACGCCCAGGGCGAACTGTCTGCGGACTACGCGGCCATGGCGAAGCTGCTGTGCACCGAGACCGCGAGCCGCGTCATCGACAAGTGCCTCCAACTGCACGGCGGATACGGCTACATGCTCGAGTACCCGATCGCCCGCCTCTACGCCGACACCCGCGTCATGCGGATCTACGGCGGGACCAGCGAAGTCATGAAGACCATCATCGCCAAGTCCATCGGCCTCTGA
- a CDS encoding alkyl/aryl-sulfatase encodes MTATPELDWGDTTDQTNATRGLIDKLEPCVVRNDAGRVVWDNDRWDFLNKNDCPDTVHPSLWRQSRLNTAQGLFEAAPGIYQVRGLDVSNMTIIEGETGVVVVDPLTSGEVAAEALGLYTRNRGERPVKAVIYTHSHGDHFGGVLGVTTDEAVRAGDCDVVAPDGFMDHAVSENVFAGPAMLRRAVYMYGRSLPVGARASVGFGLGQALSTGTVGLIAPTKSITATGQELVLDGVRLVFQLTPDTEAPSEMNFHLPDHRVLLIAENVNHSLHNVLTLRGAQVRDAHAWASYITESIQLFDGTDTLIGSHNWPTWGHDAVMRMLTQQRDAYAYLHDQTVRLMNQGLTGPEIAEEIQAFPGELGRAWNVRGYYGSISHNVKAVYQRYMGWYDGNPAHLWPHPPVGQAERYVAAIGGADTTVARAREAFEDGDLRWAAELLNHVLFAEPEHASARELQIATYEQLGFAQENGTWRNIYLTGAKELREAGQEKRAKGAPRAESVDMLAALSTGQIFDSLAVRLDGPRAAAHRLLLRWEFTDTDETWTLLVGNGVLTPMRGDAPGEEPPQLTLRLERATLDRALAQRVSFPEAIGSGAITVDGDVTVLSTFHGLLETPRRTFPIVLP; translated from the coding sequence ATGACCGCCACACCCGAACTCGACTGGGGCGACACGACCGACCAGACCAACGCCACCCGTGGCCTGATCGACAAGCTGGAGCCCTGCGTCGTGCGCAACGACGCGGGCCGGGTCGTCTGGGACAACGACCGCTGGGACTTCCTGAACAAAAACGACTGCCCTGACACCGTCCACCCGAGCCTCTGGAGGCAGAGCCGGCTCAACACCGCCCAGGGACTCTTCGAGGCCGCACCCGGCATCTACCAGGTCCGCGGCCTCGACGTCTCCAACATGACGATCATCGAGGGCGAGACCGGGGTGGTCGTCGTCGACCCGCTGACGTCCGGAGAGGTCGCCGCCGAGGCCCTCGGGCTCTACACCCGCAATCGTGGCGAGCGCCCGGTCAAGGCCGTGATCTACACGCACAGCCACGGCGACCACTTCGGCGGAGTCCTCGGTGTCACCACCGACGAGGCGGTCCGGGCCGGGGACTGCGATGTCGTCGCGCCCGACGGCTTCATGGACCACGCCGTCAGCGAGAACGTCTTCGCCGGCCCCGCGATGCTGCGCCGCGCCGTCTACATGTACGGGCGCTCGCTGCCCGTCGGAGCACGGGCATCGGTCGGATTCGGTCTCGGGCAGGCCCTGTCCACCGGAACGGTCGGCCTGATCGCACCGACGAAGAGCATCACGGCGACGGGCCAGGAACTTGTCCTGGACGGAGTCCGGCTGGTCTTCCAGCTGACCCCGGACACCGAGGCGCCCTCGGAGATGAACTTCCACCTGCCGGACCACCGCGTCCTGCTCATCGCCGAGAACGTCAACCACTCACTGCACAACGTCCTCACGCTGCGCGGCGCCCAGGTGCGCGACGCCCACGCCTGGGCGTCGTACATCACCGAATCGATCCAGCTGTTCGACGGGACCGACACCCTCATCGGCTCCCACAACTGGCCGACATGGGGTCATGACGCGGTGATGCGCATGCTCACCCAGCAGCGCGACGCCTACGCCTATCTCCACGACCAGACCGTCCGCCTGATGAACCAGGGCCTGACGGGCCCCGAGATCGCCGAGGAGATCCAGGCCTTCCCCGGCGAGCTGGGCCGGGCCTGGAACGTGCGCGGCTACTACGGATCCATCAGCCACAACGTCAAGGCCGTCTACCAGCGCTACATGGGCTGGTACGACGGCAACCCGGCCCACTTGTGGCCGCACCCACCGGTCGGGCAGGCCGAGCGGTATGTCGCCGCCATCGGCGGCGCGGACACCACCGTCGCCAGGGCCCGAGAGGCCTTCGAGGACGGCGACCTGCGCTGGGCCGCCGAACTGCTCAACCATGTCCTGTTCGCCGAACCCGAGCACGCCTCGGCCCGCGAGCTGCAGATCGCCACGTACGAACAGCTGGGCTTCGCCCAGGAGAACGGCACCTGGCGCAACATCTATCTCACGGGCGCCAAGGAGCTGCGGGAGGCCGGCCAGGAGAAGCGCGCCAAGGGCGCGCCACGAGCCGAGAGCGTGGACATGCTGGCGGCGCTCTCCACCGGGCAGATCTTCGACTCCCTGGCGGTCCGGCTGGACGGCCCGCGCGCTGCGGCCCATCGGCTGCTGCTGCGCTGGGAGTTCACGGACACCGACGAGACGTGGACGCTGCTGGTCGGCAACGGAGTGCTCACCCCGATGCGAGGCGACGCACCGGGCGAAGAGCCACCCCAGCTGACCCTCCGCCTGGAGCGCGCCACGCTCGACCGGGCTCTGGCCCAGCGCGTCTCCTTCCCCGAGGCGATCGGCTCCGGTGCCATCACGGTGGACGGTGACGTCACTGTGCTCTCGACCTTCCACGGCCTTCTCGAGACGCCGAGGCGCACCTTCCCGATCGTGCTGCCGTAA
- a CDS encoding acyl-CoA dehydrogenase family protein, which produces MSRSEYIDELRNLIDDLAAAGGPGLWAGLVELGLPRVGLDEDRGGSGGSFDDLLVVVESLAGHGIGVPIIEASTADWVLGQAGRLDDGLSTVLLLDAAPDAVSGTVDAELSSVPWARDATRLVLCAPGVTPLLVDLGDATVTLRKVDNLAGEPRDTVVLAGTPVTAVEGAPAYGEVRERLALLWSAAVLGAAHGAYRLTRTYVSERKQFGAPLLKIPAVAGNLARMRVQLVQADAALALAREAAPLTGADEIARITTAAAATEIARIAHQLHGAMGITQEYPLHRLTRRLWSWRDAVASERSWAESLGMRAADVGESAVWTRITAPSRAINDEECER; this is translated from the coding sequence ATGAGCCGGAGCGAGTACATCGACGAACTGCGGAACCTCATCGACGACCTGGCAGCGGCCGGCGGTCCCGGCCTGTGGGCAGGACTCGTCGAGCTGGGTCTGCCGCGCGTCGGGCTCGACGAGGACCGGGGCGGCTCCGGCGGCTCCTTCGACGACCTGCTCGTGGTGGTCGAGTCGCTCGCCGGACACGGAATCGGCGTCCCGATCATCGAGGCGTCCACCGCCGACTGGGTCCTCGGCCAGGCAGGCAGGCTCGACGACGGCCTCTCCACGGTCCTCCTGCTCGACGCGGCGCCCGACGCGGTGTCCGGCACGGTCGACGCCGAGCTGAGTTCCGTGCCGTGGGCCCGCGACGCCACCCGCCTGGTGCTGTGCGCACCCGGCGTCACACCGCTCCTGGTCGACCTGGGCGACGCCACGGTGACCCTCCGGAAGGTCGACAACCTCGCCGGGGAGCCCCGCGACACCGTGGTCCTCGCCGGCACACCCGTCACCGCCGTCGAAGGCGCCCCCGCGTACGGAGAGGTACGGGAACGGCTCGCCCTCCTCTGGTCGGCGGCCGTCCTGGGCGCCGCCCACGGCGCCTACCGACTCACCAGGACGTACGTCTCCGAGCGCAAGCAGTTCGGCGCCCCCCTGCTGAAGATCCCGGCCGTCGCCGGCAACCTCGCCCGGATGCGCGTCCAGCTCGTCCAGGCCGACGCCGCGCTGGCTCTGGCCCGCGAGGCGGCACCACTCACCGGCGCCGACGAGATCGCGCGGATCACCACAGCCGCCGCGGCGACAGAGATCGCCCGGATCGCACACCAGCTGCACGGAGCCATGGGCATCACCCAGGAGTATCCGCTGCACCGCCTCACCCGCCGGCTGTGGTCCTGGCGCGACGCGGTCGCCTCGGAGCGCAGCTGGGCCGAGAGCCTCGGTATGCGGGCCGCCGACGTAGGCGAGAGCGCTGTCTGGACCCGCATCACCGCGCCCTCCAGGGCCATCAACGACGAGGAATGCGAGCGATGA
- a CDS encoding SDR family NAD(P)-dependent oxidoreductase, protein MQINGVSAVITGGASGLGLATAERLIGQGAHVVLLDLPTSQGEQRAKELGERAHFVAGDVRSADDATRAVATAAALAPLRITVNCAGLGKGGRTVGRDGTPYALEDFEFVVGVNLIGTFNVLRLAAAEMAKTEEADGERGVIINTASAAAFEGQIGQCAYSASKGGIVGMTLPIARDLAAAKIRVVTIAPGLFSTPLLNKKPQEFLDALGAQVPHPSRLGDPSEYAHLATSIIENPMLNGETIRLDGAIRMAPK, encoded by the coding sequence ATGCAGATCAACGGAGTCTCCGCAGTCATCACCGGTGGCGCGTCGGGCCTCGGCCTCGCCACCGCCGAACGCCTGATCGGCCAGGGCGCGCACGTCGTCCTCCTCGACCTGCCCACCTCCCAGGGCGAGCAGCGCGCCAAGGAACTCGGAGAGCGCGCGCACTTCGTCGCCGGCGATGTCCGCAGCGCCGACGACGCCACCCGCGCCGTGGCGACCGCGGCGGCCCTGGCGCCGCTGCGCATCACGGTCAACTGCGCGGGCCTCGGCAAGGGCGGCCGCACCGTAGGCCGCGACGGCACGCCCTACGCCCTGGAGGACTTCGAGTTCGTCGTCGGCGTCAACCTGATCGGCACCTTCAACGTGCTGCGCCTCGCCGCGGCCGAGATGGCGAAGACCGAGGAGGCCGATGGTGAGCGCGGTGTCATCATCAACACCGCCTCCGCCGCGGCCTTCGAGGGCCAGATCGGCCAGTGCGCCTATTCCGCGTCCAAGGGCGGCATCGTGGGCATGACACTCCCGATCGCCCGCGACCTCGCGGCGGCGAAGATCCGGGTCGTCACCATCGCCCCCGGCCTCTTCTCCACCCCGCTTCTCAACAAGAAGCCGCAGGAGTTCCTCGACGCGCTCGGCGCCCAGGTCCCGCACCCCTCCCGGCTCGGCGACCCCTCGGAGTACGCCCACCTGGCGACCTCGATCATCGAGAACCCCATGCTCAACGGCGAGACGATCCGCCTCGACGGCGCCATTCGCATGGCCCCCAAGTAG
- a CDS encoding class I adenylate-forming enzyme family protein has translation MTTTWPQGLPRTLDYPTGSIADLLAGSAHAFGDRTALIDGDDRLSYAELYERALRIAQGLREQGIAPGDAVAVHLPNSIWFTAAYYGILLAGAAVVPVNPAQPPLALRRQLDDSDTVAVFTHPAVARALSEAVIGSRAVRLVCVTPTTAAAPGPAGNPAAVAFPVTTVAFDALMKAEPAPATGVGGDAVAHLAFTGGTTGVPKAVRVLHRNLITNVLQVACWRSAAVPSADERGRILLRHVPAARNPHHIPLAAATGISVAPLFHGMGMVSQSVFVAAGITVKVFGRFDAARYLDTIEEMGVHAISGSPALCHALLSVPGARERDLSSVRVVSSGSAPINPAVVTELSGIFPNAVVSDGYGLTEATMGVAISPLDSAIPRPAGSTGLVLFDTEVEIRQPDRTTPVPPGERGEVWVRGPQVTAGYHGHPELTAEQYMGGWLRTGDLGTLDERGWLSLVGRAKDMLIYKGYNVYPGPLENILREHPAVAQASVVGRPHMEHGEIPVAFVVLRTEADVSASDEDLIAYVAERVAPYQRVRDVVIVEELPLSATGKILKTELRRRAADS, from the coding sequence ATGACCACCACCTGGCCCCAAGGGCTGCCCCGCACCCTCGACTACCCGACAGGCTCGATCGCCGATCTCCTCGCCGGTTCCGCGCACGCCTTCGGCGACCGCACGGCGCTCATCGACGGCGATGACCGGCTCTCGTACGCGGAGCTGTACGAACGGGCGCTCCGGATCGCGCAGGGTCTGCGGGAACAGGGCATCGCCCCCGGCGACGCCGTCGCCGTCCACCTACCCAACTCGATCTGGTTCACGGCCGCCTACTACGGCATTCTGCTGGCCGGAGCCGCGGTGGTGCCGGTCAACCCGGCCCAGCCGCCTCTCGCGCTGCGTCGCCAGCTCGACGACTCGGACACGGTCGCCGTCTTCACCCACCCGGCCGTCGCGAGGGCGTTGAGCGAAGCAGTCATCGGCTCCCGGGCGGTCCGGCTCGTCTGCGTGACGCCGACGACGGCCGCTGCCCCGGGGCCCGCGGGCAACCCTGCCGCGGTCGCGTTTCCGGTCACCACGGTCGCGTTCGACGCGCTGATGAAGGCGGAGCCGGCGCCCGCGACCGGCGTCGGCGGCGACGCGGTCGCGCACCTGGCCTTCACCGGCGGGACGACGGGCGTGCCCAAGGCCGTCCGGGTCCTGCACCGCAACCTGATCACCAATGTGCTCCAGGTGGCGTGCTGGCGCAGTGCCGCCGTGCCCTCCGCGGACGAACGGGGCCGCATCCTGCTGCGCCATGTGCCCGCGGCGCGGAACCCGCACCACATCCCGCTGGCTGCCGCCACCGGCATCTCGGTCGCCCCGCTCTTCCACGGCATGGGCATGGTCAGCCAGAGTGTCTTCGTCGCCGCCGGCATCACCGTGAAGGTGTTCGGGCGGTTCGACGCGGCCAGGTACCTGGACACCATCGAGGAGATGGGCGTCCACGCCATCAGCGGCTCCCCCGCTCTCTGCCACGCCCTGCTGTCCGTACCGGGCGCACGGGAGCGCGATCTGTCGTCCGTGCGGGTCGTCAGCAGCGGGTCCGCGCCGATCAACCCGGCCGTGGTCACGGAGCTCTCCGGGATCTTCCCGAACGCCGTTGTCAGTGACGGTTACGGGCTGACCGAGGCCACGATGGGTGTCGCGATCAGTCCGCTGGACAGCGCGATCCCGCGTCCCGCCGGCAGCACGGGCCTGGTGCTCTTCGACACCGAGGTCGAGATCCGTCAGCCTGACCGGACCACCCCTGTGCCGCCGGGCGAGCGGGGCGAGGTCTGGGTCCGGGGGCCCCAGGTGACCGCCGGCTACCACGGTCACCCCGAACTCACCGCGGAACAGTACATGGGCGGCTGGCTGCGCACCGGCGACCTCGGCACGCTCGACGAGCGGGGCTGGCTGTCCCTCGTGGGCCGGGCGAAGGACATGCTCATCTACAAGGGGTACAACGTGTATCCCGGCCCTCTGGAGAACATCCTCCGCGAGCATCCGGCGGTCGCCCAGGCGTCCGTCGTGGGCCGGCCGCACATGGAGCACGGAGAGATCCCGGTGGCCTTCGTCGTGCTGAGGACCGAGGCGGACGTGTCGGCCTCGGACGAGGATCTGATCGCGTACGTCGCCGAACGTGTCGCGCCGTACCAGCGGGTCCGGGACGTGGTGATCGTGGAGGAGCTGCCGCTGTCGGCGACGGGGAAGATCCTCAAGACCGAGCTGCGCAGGCGGGCGGCCGACTCCTGA
- a CDS encoding acyl-CoA dehydrogenase family protein: MDHTPGTDSCAELRTQVRELTAEWRDAGRYTPRSDSWLRSFDLEFSKELAARGLIAMTYPEEFGGAGRTNVERLAVTEELLRAGAPVAAHWIGDRQIGPAVLRHGTRRLQQEIVPRIASGEAVFCLGMSEPEAGSDLASVKTTAEQVEGGWLVNGHKIWTTQAHHATHAYLLARTTRGERKHDGLSEFIVDMDTKGVTVTPIVDLAGEHHFNEVRFESVLVPAHRILGEADQGWKQVVEQLSFERGGAERALSSYPVLVELIAETARRRNDRELHALLGSLVARLAVLRRLCFDVAGAMDAGQAPVQQAAALKYLGNAFEHDVIEALRRTDLCQDPSFDGVFGQALLASPAFSLRGGSAEVLLSLIARQEARS; encoded by the coding sequence ATGGACCACACCCCAGGAACGGACTCCTGCGCCGAACTGCGCACACAGGTCCGGGAGCTGACCGCCGAATGGCGGGACGCCGGACGCTACACACCCCGCAGCGACTCCTGGCTGCGCTCCTTCGACCTGGAGTTCAGCAAGGAACTCGCCGCACGCGGGCTGATCGCCATGACGTACCCCGAGGAGTTCGGCGGAGCCGGGCGCACCAACGTCGAACGCCTGGCTGTCACCGAGGAGTTGCTCCGAGCGGGCGCCCCGGTGGCCGCGCACTGGATCGGCGACCGGCAGATCGGGCCGGCGGTCCTCCGGCACGGCACACGCCGGCTCCAGCAGGAGATCGTGCCGAGGATCGCCTCCGGCGAGGCCGTTTTCTGCCTCGGCATGAGCGAGCCGGAGGCCGGATCCGACCTGGCCTCGGTGAAGACCACCGCCGAGCAGGTCGAGGGCGGCTGGCTCGTCAACGGCCACAAGATCTGGACCACCCAGGCCCACCACGCCACCCACGCCTACCTGCTCGCGCGCACCACGCGCGGCGAGCGCAAGCACGACGGCCTCAGTGAGTTCATCGTCGACATGGACACCAAGGGTGTGACCGTCACACCGATCGTCGACCTGGCCGGCGAGCACCACTTCAACGAGGTCCGCTTCGAGAGCGTCCTCGTCCCCGCGCACCGCATACTCGGCGAGGCCGACCAGGGCTGGAAGCAGGTCGTCGAGCAGCTCTCCTTCGAGCGCGGCGGCGCCGAGCGCGCCCTGTCCAGCTATCCCGTCCTGGTCGAGCTGATCGCCGAGACCGCCCGCCGGCGGAACGACCGCGAACTGCACGCGCTCCTCGGTTCGCTGGTGGCCCGTCTCGCGGTGCTGCGCCGGCTCTGCTTCGACGTGGCCGGCGCCATGGACGCCGGTCAGGCACCCGTACAGCAGGCCGCGGCCCTCAAGTACCTCGGTAACGCCTTCGAGCACGACGTCATCGAGGCGCTCCGCCGCACCGACCTGTGCCAGGACCCGTCCTTCGACGGCGTCTTCGGCCAGGCGCTGCTCGCCTCACCCGCCTTCAGCCTGCGCGGGGGCTCGGCGGAGGTCCTGCTCTCCCTCATCGCCCGACAGGAGGCCCGTTCATGA